A window of Patescibacteria group bacterium contains these coding sequences:
- a CDS encoding L,D-transpeptidase family protein, giving the protein MSKTNKKNILSRFFYFKINKSAFCILTLFFLIILGFVFAIAYQDLYQIYEVYTIRNNNSTELVQPNEKIRIKYNIPISERKAQSSFSIYPQTKGKVTWERNYLFGYSKVLVFSPETFFDENQNYTVKIGNIESIFGTKIADRTYTFSTVKPFKIIETYPKNDEKDINVNPELKVVTDGIGDYFNFNFKLEPATELKVREKIEENNQTVFILDPVTQLGQGINYTFTVKQTYTPNKKAIDTKTFHFSTLPPVEITKVLPENNDQNVHVKRKVSLVFNKPVDQQQVVSNFSLTPETKGNIEWKDNTMTFTPEDKFAKNTEYKIKVIGGIKSTQDASFLEGDKEYIFKTRDTDQYPPQPTWEPKYKEGKYIQVSLENQTLYAYDEGELIDSFLISSGISAFPTPTGDFKIFSKVLSARMSHTYGPGNPNNYDLPGVPFVLAFNGPYTIHGTYWHSNFGHPMSHGCVNMYTPDAEWVYNWAPISTPVVIE; this is encoded by the coding sequence ATGTCCAAAACAAACAAAAAAAATATATTATCTCGGTTTTTCTATTTTAAAATTAATAAGAGCGCATTTTGCATTCTTACTTTGTTTTTTTTAATAATCTTAGGTTTTGTTTTTGCTATAGCTTACCAAGATCTTTATCAAATTTATGAAGTATACACAATTAGAAATAACAATAGCACTGAGCTAGTTCAACCAAATGAAAAAATTAGAATAAAATACAACATCCCAATTTCGGAGAGAAAAGCTCAATCTTCATTTTCAATTTATCCTCAAACAAAAGGAAAAGTTACATGGGAAAGAAATTATCTTTTTGGCTATTCAAAAGTTTTAGTTTTCTCACCAGAAACATTTTTTGATGAAAATCAAAATTATACAGTAAAAATAGGCAATATAGAAAGTATTTTTGGTACCAAAATTGCAGACCGAACCTATACTTTTTCTACAGTCAAACCATTCAAAATTATCGAAACTTATCCTAAAAATGATGAAAAAGATATTAATGTGAATCCAGAATTAAAAGTAGTAACAGATGGAATCGGAGATTATTTTAATTTCAATTTTAAATTAGAACCAGCAACAGAGCTAAAGGTAAGAGAAAAGATAGAAGAAAATAATCAAACCGTTTTTATATTAGATCCAGTAACTCAATTAGGGCAGGGGATCAATTATACATTTACAGTCAAACAAACATATACGCCTAACAAAAAGGCAATTGACACAAAAACATTTCATTTTTCAACATTACCTCCAGTTGAAATTACAAAAGTATTGCCTGAAAATAATGACCAAAATGTTCATGTTAAAAGAAAAGTATCGCTTGTATTCAATAAGCCAGTAGATCAACAACAAGTAGTTAGTAATTTTTCGTTAACTCCTGAAACAAAAGGAAACATTGAATGGAAAGATAATACCATGACCTTTACTCCAGAAGACAAATTTGCCAAAAATACTGAATATAAAATCAAAGTAATTGGAGGAATAAAAAGCACTCAAGACGCATCATTTTTAGAAGGAGATAAGGAATATATCTTTAAAACTAGAGATACGGATCAATATCCGCCACAACCAACTTGGGAACCAAAATACAAAGAAGGCAAATATATCCAAGTAAGCCTAGAAAATCAAACTCTATATGCCTATGATGAAGGGGAATTAATTGATTCATTCTTGATTTCTTCTGGTATTTCAGCCTTTCCGACACCAACAGGGGATTTCAAAATATTTAGCAAAGTTTTATCTGCTAGAATGTCGCATACTTATGGTCCAGGCAATCCAAACAATTACGATTTACCAGGAGTACCATTTGTATTAGCTTTCAATGGACCTTATACTATTCATGGAACATATTGGCATAGTAATTTTGGCCATCCAATGAGCCATGGCTGTGTCAATATGTACACACCTGATGCAGAATGGGTCTATAATTGGGCGCCAATTAGTACGCCAGTTGTTATAGAGTAG
- the nifU gene encoding Fe-S cluster assembly scaffold protein NifU codes for MYTEKVIEHFKNPHNMGAIENPDGLGQVGNPVCGDMMKLYIKVKDNKIEDIKFQTLGCAAAIATSSMITDLAKGKTLEQAEKISRGDVSDALGKLPPIKEHCSNLAADALHNAIEDYKKRNK; via the coding sequence ATGTATACCGAAAAAGTAATCGAACATTTCAAAAATCCACACAATATGGGCGCGATAGAAAATCCTGATGGTCTTGGCCAAGTTGGCAATCCTGTCTGTGGGGATATGATGAAGCTTTACATAAAAGTAAAAGATAATAAAATAGAAGATATAAAGTTCCAAACCTTAGGTTGCGCTGCAGCAATTGCCACATCTTCAATGATCACAGATTTAGCAAAAGGCAAAACATTAGAACAAGCAGAAAAAATATCAAGAGGCGATGTTTCAGATGCTTTAGGAAAATTACCTCCAATCAAGGAGCATTGTTCAAATCTAGCTGCAGATGCCTTGCATAATGCAATTGAAGATTATAAAAAACGAAATAAATAG